One bacterium genomic region harbors:
- a CDS encoding (4Fe-4S)-binding protein, whose protein sequence is EFAKNCGADLVGIASMDRFEGAPMEMDPRYIFPEAKSLIALAFRIPRGCFRGIEEGTYFSAYPAMGYANINQIHAPIVLRAVSLFLEDNGYEAVPIQNVLVGEGNLRDVNTGKLRQRSAKRVSPDKPAPDVFFHFRIAAFIAGLGEIGYSKLLLTPEFGPRQRFAFILTDAPLEPDPLFEGKICDRCMLCVRDCSGKAISRTETVKIKVAGREIEWGKLDELKCSVAYLGGNKETNPFLLENVDENEYNKEFYGWGKISRCMVDNYLDHCYQELHHMPAIEGAKGCIRACMIHLEETGKIKKTFKNPFRKRKPWKL, encoded by the coding sequence GAGTTTGCAAAAAATTGCGGGGCAGACTTGGTCGGAATTGCTTCAATGGATAGATTTGAGGGAGCACCTATGGAAATGGACCCTAGATACATTTTTCCTGAAGCGAAATCGTTGATTGCTCTGGCTTTTCGCATTCCTCGGGGTTGTTTTCGTGGGATTGAGGAAGGGACTTACTTTTCTGCCTATCCAGCCATGGGGTATGCCAATATCAACCAAATTCACGCTCCTATTGTTCTAAGAGCCGTCTCCCTTTTTTTAGAAGACAACGGCTATGAAGCAGTCCCTATTCAGAATGTGCTTGTCGGAGAAGGAAATTTAAGAGATGTAAATACCGGCAAATTGCGTCAGAGATCAGCAAAACGGGTCTCTCCCGATAAACCAGCGCCAGATGTATTTTTTCACTTTCGAATTGCCGCCTTTATTGCTGGCTTGGGAGAGATTGGTTACAGTAAGTTACTCCTTACTCCAGAATTTGGTCCCAGGCAGAGATTTGCGTTTATTCTTACTGATGCTCCTTTAGAACCAGACCCGCTCTTTGAAGGTAAAATCTGTGATCGGTGTATGCTTTGCGTCCGGGATTGCAGTGGAAAAGCAATCAGCAGGACAGAGACAGTAAAGATTAAAGTGGCCGGAAGAGAAATAGAGTGGGGAAAGTTAGATGAACTGAAATGTTCTGTGGCATATCTTGGGGGCAACAAGGAAACCAATCCTTTTCTGCTTGAAAATGTGGACGAGAATGAATACAACAAGGAATTCTACGGATGGGGTAAGATTTCCAGGTGCATGGTAGACAATTACCTGGATCACTGCTATCAGGAACTTCATCATATGCCGGCAATTGAAGGAGCTAAAGGATGTATCAGGGCTTGCATGATTCATTTAGAGGAGACGGGAAAAATCAAAAAAACTTTTAAAAATCCCTTCAGGAAAAGAAAGCCCTGGAAACTATGA